GGTGACGGCCTGCAGATAGTTGTTGTAGATGTTGCCCAGTGAACAAATCTCCTGCGGCTTGCCTTCGAACTCTCCAACGCCTTCCACGGCGTCGGAAACCACGTCACCCACCGAAAAAGCGATCTGGGCTGACCCGTTGGCTATCAGCAGCACGTTGTCCACGGAAGCATTGGTTTCCTGGACTGTGGCGTCATAGCCCTCGATGTTCTCGCGGATAGCGGTGGCAAAGCCGCCGCCCAGCGGGTAGTACACACCACCGGTGCCGCCGGTCGCAATGGACAGTGTGCCGCCGCCGCCGTCCGCGCCGGCCCCGGAATCGCCGGACGTATCGGGGCTGCCGCAGGCGGAGAGGAGCAGTGCCGGAGCGATGAGCGCTGCCGTGCCGAGACGCAGCCAGCTCCGTTGGTTCAAAGGCATGGATTCTCCCTGGTTAAGCGCCCCGCGGGCGCGAGTAGATGAGAAGCGTTAAGGATCCTGAAACTGCCGGTGGAACAGGCGCGTGGCCTGCAGCGTTGCAGACCGGCACCTCTGGGGGAGAACCTATCCAAGTCCCCTTGGAAATGTAAGGTGCGTCACATAATCGTGACGTGCACCCTGATCCGGCCCGCAGGTGAGGAACTGGTTAGACTGCTCCAATGCCCCATGACGAGCAGCACCAGGACGCCGGCAATCAGCATCAGAGCCGTGAGAACATCAGAAACGGCGGAGAGCCGGAGGCGAGGAACCCGAGGGTTACCGATGACTTCACGGTCCGCCGCCATACTCTTCCAACAGGCCTGAAATACACCACCACAGCCGGACGCCTGGTGCTGCGGCGGGAAGAAACCAAGGACGGAAAAGCGGACGGCTTCCTGCCCAAGGCGGAGATTTTCCTCGTCGCCTACACCGCCGATGTGGGCGAACCGACGGCGGAAGCGCACGCAGCTGCTCCGCCGGCCAACAGCCGTCCGGTGGTGTTCGCCTTCAACGGCGGCCCCGGCTCGTCCTCGGTGTGGTTGCACATGGGCCTGCTGGGACCCCGGATGGTTGACTCCGGGGACGTTGGGGCACTGACGCCTCCCCCGTTTGGCCTGGTGGACAACCCGGAAACCATCCTGCAGCACGCGGACCTGGTGATGATCGATCCGGTCAACACGGGGTTTTCCCGGGTGGTGGACGGCAACGAGGCCGCAGAGTTTCACGGCTTTGAAGAGGACCGGGACCTGGTGGCGGAAGTCATCCGGCTCTGGACCACCCGCAACAACCGCTGGCTCAGCCCCAAGTATCTGGTGGGCGAGTCCTACGGGACCCTGCGTGCCGTCGCCGTCGCCGGACGGTTGTTCGATGCCTACGGCCTGGCCGTCAACGGGCTCGGACTGATTTCCACGGTCCTGAACATGGCCACGCTGGATTTTGCTCCGGGCCGCGACACTCCGTACGCACTTCATTTGCCCACTTACGCGGCCATTGCGCACTTCCACGGGCGGCACGGAGACCGGCCGCTGGCTGATGTGGTGGCCGAGGCGGAGGAATTCGCCGGACGGGAGTTCGGCTACGCACTGACCCAGGGTTCCCGGCTGAGCACGGAAGAGTTCGACGACGTCGTCCGCCGACTGGCGGAAATCACCACCTTGGAGGAGGGGTTTATCCGGCGCACCAACCTGCGGTGGGATTACGCCCAGTTCTCCGCGGAGCTGCTGCGCAACGAGAACCTCGTGGTGGGGCGGATAGACGGCCGGTTCACGGCACCTCCCGCAAACCAGCAGGATTCCATCAACTGGGATGACCCCAGCCTGCAGGCCATCAACGGACCGTACTCGGCCGCCGTCAACCACTACGTCCGGGCCGAGCTGGGCTACGAAAATGACCTCCCGTATGAAATCCTCACCGGCCGGGTCCAGCCCTGGAGCTACAAGAGCTTCGAAGGGGTTCCCGTGGATGTCACCGGGACGCTCGAACGGCTGCTGGCGCACAACCCTCACCTGCGGGTGCATGTGGACTACGGCTACCACGACGGCGCCACGCCCCACTTCGCTGCCGAGTACGTTTGGGCGCACATGCGGCTGACTGATGCGGCTCGGGCACGATTCACGCACCACTATCACGAGGCAGGCCACATGATGTATCTGAAGCCGGAGTGCCGGCTGGACCAGCTCACCGCGCTGGCGGAGTTTGTCAGCGCCGGCTAGCCGTATGCGGAGGGCTGGTCAGGGGCTGCTCAGCGGTTGGTCAGCGGCTGGCGAAATGCCACCAGATCCCGCCCGCAAACACGGATCCGGCGGCGAAGGCAAGGCCCAGTTCCACCAGGATGCCCAGCCCCATCGCCTTCAGTGCGGCATAGCTGGCTGACCATGCCTCGGGCAGGCTGCGGCGGCGAAAGAACTCACTGAGCAGCAGACCCGCCACAAACCCCACGATGAGCCCCACTACGGGAATCAGGAACATCCCCACAACACCCACCACCACTCCCGCCAGAACGGAAGTATTGGGGACCTGGCGCTGCTTCAATCTCCTGCCGGTCAGCACCGCGCTGGCGAGCAAACCTGCCAGCGCCAGCACCGCGCCCACTCCGAAGGTCCACCAGGCAGCTGCGCTTTGCATGCCTAACGCCCAGCCAAGCAATGCGGCGATGATCAGAATGCTGCCAGGCAGAACCGGAATGATGATTCCGGTGAGACCCACGGCGACGGCAAGGGCGGCAATGACGGTAATGACTATGTCGGGGTCCATTCCTCCAGTGTTTCATTTGGGCGGCAACCCCGAATGCCGACCTGCCGCTGCGGAGTTTTCCCTCCGGTTTGGGATTCTGCTCCGGTTTGGGAAAATCCGTCCGGTCCGCCGCGGCAGGGATTTCCCAAACCGGTCAATTTGTCCCAAAGCGGAGTTCCAGGCGGGCAGTCGGGGATCAAGGGCAAGTGGAGAAAATAGTAAGGATACTTATAAGCTGGCTCTGACAGCCCGATCACTCGATGGCAACAGGAGACACAGATGAGCACGGAACCAGGCAACAACGGCCGGGCCGGAGCCAACAACTCCGGCGACTTCGGAAATTCCACAGGCCCGGACGGCGGACGCCTGCGCGACAGGTCGGACCGATTGGCTCCCGCCGACGAAACCCAGGTCCTGCCCACGGACAACGGATCCGAGGCACAGAATTCCCCGGCGACCGGGGCAACCGCAGCAACCGCAGCCGGGACCCCTGCAACAGGAACCTCGACGGGGGCTTCCGGCAACAAGACCAACGACGGCGGGCGCACCCAGGCGATGCCGGTGAGCCACACCAAGGATCCCAACGCAGACTATGACGACGGCACCGAATACCGTCCCGGGGACGGCGGACGCCACACCGGCGACGACTCCGGAAGCACGGCCGTTCGCAGCACCGAAAACGGCGGTGCCCTGCCCGGCAAGGCCAACCGCGAGGCCCTTCTCGCGATGGAAAAGGAACGTTTTGGCGGCATGAAGTTCGGAGCGGCTTTCTTCGGCTGGCTGACCGCCACCGGAATGGTGGTGCTCCTGTCCGCCCTGGCAGCGGCCATTGGCGCCGCCGTCGACTTCAACACCGACAATGACCTGGGCCAGTCCCTGGACCAGGCGATGGCCAACCAGAGTGCCGGCATCATTGGCACGGTCATTTTGCTGGTGGTGCTGCTGCTGGCCTACTTCGCCGGCGGGTACGTGGCGGGACGGATGGCACGCTTCAACGGCCTCAAGCAGGGTCTGGCCGTTTGGCTCTGGGCCCTCATCGCCGGACTGGTTGTTGTGGTGCTCGGATTGATCTTCGGTGACGATATCCGCAGCATCACCCAGCTGAACACTGTGGCACCCCTTCCCGATGACCTCGACGGGGCCACAGCGGCAACCTGGCTCGCCGTCGCCGCAACGCTGGCCGCGACCCTCATCGGTGCGCTGCTCGGCGGCCTTGCCGGTATGCGCTATCACCGCCGGATTGACCGCGCCGACTACAGCGACACGGACGTCCGCGCCTGATCTGTTCTGACTTTCCGGAGCAGACAAAAGGAACCGGCCCGCACCTTTCGAGGTGCGGGCCGGTTCCTTTTGAGCTAAGCGGGACGCCTGATCCTTACGGGGTGGGCATGCCGCCGTTGACGTTCAGGGTTTCACCGATGACGTAGCTGGATTCCGGGGACGCCAGGAAGACGTAGGCCGGGGCAAGCTCGGTGGGCTGTCCGGCGCGGCCCAGTGCGGTGTCCTTGCCGAATTCCGGCAGTGCTTCCTTGGGCTGGCCGTCGGAAACCTGCAGCGGCGTCCAGAACGGACCCGGCGCAACGGCGTTCACGCGGATGCCCTTGGGGGCCAGCTGCATCGACAGTCCCTTGGTGAAGTTGTTGATGGCCGCCTTGGTGCTGGCGTAGTCCAGCAGGAACGGCGACGGGCTGTACGCCTGGATGGAGGTGGTGTTGATGATGCTCGATCCGGCCGGCAGATGCGGCAGCGCAGCCTTGGTAATGCGGAAGAACGCGTAGATGTTGGTCTTGAACGTGTCATCCAGCTGCTCGTCGGAGAGGTCTTCAAGATTCTCCACGGCAACCTGCTTGCCCGCGTTGTTCACGAGGATATCCAGGCCGCCGAGGGCTTCCACGGCGTCCGCAACCAGCTGCTTGCAGTACTCCGCGTCCCGCACGTCGCCGGGAAGGGCCACAGCCTTGCGGCCAGCCTCCTCCACTAGGCGCACGATTTCCCGGGCGTCTTCCTCTTCCTCGGGCAGGTAGGCGAGTGCGACGTCGGCGCCTTCACGTGCGTACGCAATGGCAACTGCCGCGCCAATACCTGAGTCGGCGCCGGTGATCAGGGCCTTGCGGCCTTCCAGCCGGCCGGTGCCGCGGTAGGATTCCTCGCCGCGGTCCGTTTTGGGTTCCAGAGTCGCATCCAGGCCAGGCTCGGGCTGATCCTGCTTCGGCGGCGTGATGGTCGGGAAGCGGTCCACGGGGTTCTGGAAGGTGTACTGGTCGCTAGTGTTGCCGTTGGTCATAGAGTTTCCCACTTTCGGTAGGTCATTCTGCATGCGGTACGCCAATCTGGGGCGGACTTTCACCGCCCCGACAAGAAGCGTAAGTATGCTTACTACCCTATGCCCATGAGGCGGCAGCCCTCAAGTTGGGTCTCGCTGCGCGCGGGGGAAGGGGTCCGGCGGGTCAGAAGAGCATGCCGAGGAACCCCACGCTGAGGCTGCCCACCAGTGCGATGATGAGGAGCCAGACGATGAGCGTTCGGTACTTGTTCATGGTTCGCATAGTTCGTCGAGTCTACCGACCGGAGGCCGAACGTGTGCGGGTGGCAATCAGTGCAGCCACGGCCACCAGAGCGGACAGCGTCATGATGACCGCCAGCGGCACCGCGGATTCCTCGCCGGCAAGTCCCGTCAGCGGGGAGACCAGTGCCCCGGCAAAGAACTGGCCGCCGCCCAGGACTGCCGATCCGCTGCCCGCGGCGAGGCCCACCTCGGCGAGGGCCAGTGACGTGGTGTTGCCCATGATGAAGCCCACCGAGGTGGCTGCGAAGAAGATGGGTACCGCCAGGAGCAGTGGTGGTGCGGCCGAAACTGACAGCACCAGAACAGCGACGGACATGGTGAGCAGCACGGACACCGCCGCCGTGACCGTCTTCCTCGGCGGTATCCGGCGGGCCAGCCGGGCGGAGACAAATCCGGCACCGACCAGGCCCATGGCGTTCACTCCGAAGGCCAGTCCATAGGCGGACGCCGTCAGTCCCATCAGGTTTTGGTACACAAAGGGCGAGGCCGAGATGTAGGCCATCAGCACACCGAAGGTGCTGGCAAAGAGCACGGCATAGCCGAGGAATTTGCGGTTCGCGACCACGCCTGACAGCCCGGCCAGCATCGGCCCGCTGCTGCGGTGGTGCAGGGGCTGGGATTCCGCCAGCACACCCGCCACACACACGAACATCACCAGTGCCAGCCCGGCAAGCACCCAGAGGACGCCGCGCCAGCCAAGGTGCTCTGCCAACAGCCCGCCCACCGTCGGCGCAACCACCGGCGCCACGCCGCCGATGGTCATGAGCAGGCTGAAGGTGCGTGCCGACGTCGCGCCCGTAGTCAGGTCCGCGACCATGGCGCGCGCAATAACCACTCCTGCCGAAGCGCACAGCCCCTGGAGCAGCCGGCCGGCCACGAGTACGGCCAGATTGGGTGCGAGGGCGCACACCGCCGACGCGACAACAAAGCCTGCGGATCCAAGGAACAGCGGGCGGAAGCGGCCGTACCGGTCCGAGAGCGGGCCGAACACCAGCTGGCCGGCCCCCATGCCGAGAAGGAACGCGGTGAGGGTCAGCTGCACTGCGGTGGCGGACGCCTCGAGCTCATCGGTCATGGCCGGAAAGGAGGGCAGGTAGAGATCGGTGGCAAACGGCCCGGTGGCGGAGAGCAGGGCCAGAACCAGCAACAACCCGGTTGTCATGGCGGTAACCGGCTTGCGGCGAAACGGACTAAACATAGGCCTGATGGTACGTGGCCCCTCCCCCGCGGCTCCATTCAGGTGGAGGATGGCAGCACGGCACCATCCAGCACGCCCAAAGCCAACGTTGAGAAGGACGGATGCACCATGAGCAACGGTGAAGAGGACCGCAAACGCATTGTTGTGGGGGTGGACGGCTCCCGGCTCTCCATTGAAGCGCTCTGGAAGGCCCGGCGCCTGGCCGCAGTGCTGGGGTGCTCCCTGGAGGTGGTGACCGTCTGGGAGTACAGCATTTCCCTGGCCCCGCCGGTTCCCACGGAAGTCTGGTCTCCGCAGACCCAGGCCGAGCTGACGCTCAAGGAGGCAGTGGAGGAAGCCTTCGGGGAGGACGTCCCGGCGGATCTCAAGCAGACCGCCCTGGTGGGACTGCCGGTGGAGCTCCTCATCGAAGCCAGCCGCGGGGCGGAAATGCTGGTGGTGGGCAACCGCGGACGCGGCGGCTTTGCGGGACTGCTGCTCGGATCCGTCAGCTCAACGCTGGCGGCGCATGCGCATTGTCCGGTGCTGATCGTTCACCGCGGCGAATCGGCGTAAACGATACGGATCCTGCCGCAGCACTTAGTGCCCGGCCGGAGCCTTGCGCAACAGCACGCCGGCACCGGCGGCAGCCACCAGCATGATCACCACGCCGATCAGGGACGTGACACTGACACCCGAATCAAAAGCGGCCTGCGCCGAGTGCAGCAGAGCCGAACCTTGTTCCGGCGGCAGCGCCTGCGCGGCATCGACGGCGCCGCCGAGGGTTTGGCCGGCCGATTCGGCTTGTTCGGCGCTCAGTCCCGCCGGGACCTGCACGCCGTTGCGGTACGCAGCCGTGAGGATGCTGCCCAGCACCGCGGTGCCCAGGACGGAGCCGATCTCATAGGCTGTCTCGGAAATGGCCGAGGCGGACCCGGCGCGGGACGGCGGAACACTGGCGAGGATCAGGTCATTGGAAATGGTTTCCGCAGCGCCCACTCCGACGCCCAGGAACAGGAAGGCCACCACCAGCTGGAGTACTGTCACGGACTCGCCGGCGAAAAACACCAGAGCGTAGCCGGCGGCATTGAACAGCAGCCCGCCGGCCACCACGTAGGCGGGGCGCAGATGCTTGACCAGCGGCACCACGGCCAGTCCGGTGATGACCGTCAGCACCAGTCCGGGCAGCATGGTCAGGCCCGCTTCGATGGGTGACTGCCCCACCACCAGCTGCAGGTGCTGGGAGAGGAAAAAGATGAAGCCCACCATGGCGAAGAGGCTCAGCAGGTTGGCGCTGATGGACCCGGTGAACACCGGATTGCGGAACAGGCGGACGTCCAGCATCGGCTTCTCGCGGCTCAGCTGGCGGCGCACAAACAACGTGCCCAGCACCAGGCCGAGGAGGATGAACGGCAGTCCGTGAGCGGCGCCGTCGGACGCGAAGGACTTGATGCCGTAGGTGATGGACAGCATGGCACCCATGACCAGCACGACGCCGGGCACGTCCACGGCTCCCGGGCTCGGGTCCTTGGATTCAGGCAGCAGGATGGGTCCGAAGACCAGCAGCGGAAGCAGCACCGGAATGGACAGCAGGAACACCGAGCCCCACCAGTAGTTCTCCAGCAGCACTCCGCCCACGATCGGTCCCAGGGCGGCCCCTCCGGAGAACCCCGCAGCCCAGATGGCCACCGCAACGCGTCGCTGGGACGGCACCGTGAAGATGTTCCGGATCAGGGACAGCGTGGCAGGCATCAGCATGGCACCGAAAACACCCATGAGGGCGCGGGCCAGGATCAGCATGGAGGCCGAGGGTGCAAACGCCGCGACCAGTGACATGACGCCGAAACCTACGCTGCCGATCATCAGCACCCGGCGGCGGCCGATCCGGTCCCCCAGGCTGCCCATCGGGACCAGCAGTCCCGCCAGCACCAGCGCGTAGATGTCCACAATCCAGAGCAACTGTGTGCCGCTGGGCGCCAGGGCCCGGGACAGTGACGGGATGGCGAAGCTGAGGACGTTGTTGTCGATGGAGATCAGCAGCACTGGCAGCATCAGGACTGCAAGTCCCCACCATTCGCGCTTTCCTGCACGCGTAATAGCGGGCCTTTCCTGAACGGCCGTCACGGCGTCCTCCTTCTAAAAGTCGTGGGGGGATTTGGGCAGAGATAGGCCCGGCAAGCTACTGTACCGTCTAGACTGTACAGTTCTCAAATTGCGACTGCTTTCCGGTGTGATGGCGTAGCGTAAAAGCATGTCCAACACTCGTCCTGCCCGGGACCGCATCCTTGATGCCTACGAGGAGCTGCTCATCAATGAAGGCCCACGCGGCGCCACCCTCGATGCCGTGGTTGCACGCGCCGAAGTCTCGAAGGGCGGGCTGCTCTATCACTTCAAGAACAAGGAAGCGATGGCCGCGGCCCTCATCGCCCGCCTCGAGGAACTCGCCGCGGCCGACCTTGTGAGGATGCGCGCCGACCCGGAAGGCCCGTCGCGGTATCTGGTCCGGGAGTCCGTTTATGTTGGCAGTGCCTTGGACCGCGCGCTGATCGGCGTCGTCCGTCTTGCCCAGGCCTCCGATCCGGATGCCTCAGCGGTGCTGGAACGGATCCACCGCAGCTGGATGGATCTGGTCCTCGAGGAAGTAGGCCATCCGGCCATTGCCCGTGCCATTGTCCTGCTCGGCGACGGACTCTATTACAACGAGGGCCTGCCGGGCGGCTGGCCGCGGGACCAGGACTCTTCCGCCGCCCAGTCAGTGGCCGACCTGCTGGAGGTTGTGGATGTCCTGAAGGCGCATGCCGCCAGTGTTCCGCAGAACCGTTAACTCGTGCCACAGTGGTCCCATGGAAATCAGCACAGCAGACCTCTATGACCAGCACGGTGAGTCTTTGGCTTCCGTCTCCCTGCAGTTCCAGGACCTCGGAGGGCACCTGTCCTTCACCGGCCCGGTCCGCACGATCCGCTGCCGTGAGGACAACGGCCTGGTGAAGTCCGTCCTCAACTCGCCCGGCAATGGTGCCGTGCTGGTGGTGGACGGCGCAGGATCCCTCAACAGTGCCCTCATGGGAGACATGATTGCCGAGGCTGCCGTTGCCAACGGCTGGGCCGGCGTTGTCATCAACGGACCCATCAGGGACCGCGCCGCCGTGGCCAAGCTGCCCCTGGGCGTGAAGGCGCTCGGCTCCAACCCGCGCAAGAGCGCCAAGGACTCTGTTGGCGAAGTGGACGTGCCCGTAGAGTTCGGCGGTGTCACCTTCCGTCCCGGCGCCACGCTGTACGCCGACGAGGATGGAATCCTCGTCGAACGCTAGGAGCCGGCATGGCCAACATCCTGCTGTTCCATCACGCCCAGGGCCTTACTCCGGGCATGGACGCCTTTGCCGGGGTACTGCGCGATGCCGGACATACGGTGACCGTGCCGGACCTCTACAACGGGCAGACCTTTGCCGAGCTTGCAGACGGCCTGAACTACCTCAGCGAAATCGGCATGGACACAGTGGTGGAGCAGAGCGTGGCCATCGCTGAACGCTTCCCGCCGGAGATGGTCTACGTCGGCTTCTCTTTGGGCGTGATGGCGGCCCAGCGCCTGGCGCAGACCCGGCCGGGCGCCCGGGGTGCCGTGCTGATCAGCGGCTGCCTTCCGCTGGGCACTTACGGTGACACGTGGCCGGCGGGAGTGCCCGTGCAGATCCACGGGATGGACGCCGATGAGGAGTTTGTTGACTCCGGCGATCTGGACGCCGCCCAGAATCTGGCCGCGTCCACCGACGACGCGGAGCTGTTCCTCTACCCCGGCGCCTCACACCTGTTCGCGGACATCAGCCTGGCCCACTATGACCCGGATCAGGCCTTTGCCCTCACCCGCACAGTGCTCCAGATGCTGCGCAGGGTGGATGAAGGCTAGGCGTTCCAGAGTCCGTAGGAGTCAGCCAGTGAGGAGATCTTCTGGGCGCGCGCCAGGCGCGGCAGGTAGGAACCGTCGCCCACGACGGCACCTGCAGCGTGCGCCTCGAGCAGCTCATGCGCCCACGTGATCTCGGATTCGCTCGGCGAAAGTCCGTGGTTGATGAAGTCCGCGGCCTCGGGCATCAGGCACAGCTTGCCCGTCATTCCCATGGACTGCGTGACCTTGCAGGCGTCCAGCAGTTTATCGCCCAGGGCACCGACCGTGGGGCCGTCGATCGGGCCGGGAAGCTGCCCCACGCGGGAAGCCACCACCAGCTTGGAACGGGCGTAGGCCAGAGCCATGGGATCGTCGGAGGCACCGGTGTCGCGGCGGAAGTCGCCCACACCGAAGGCCAGGCGGAAGGTGCCGGGAGCCGAAGCAATCGCCGTCGCGTTTTCAATGCCAAGTGCGGACTCCACCAGGGCCAACACCGGGGTGCCGGCCTGCAGGCGCATGGCCGTGTGGGTGACCTGCTCCGGCTTTTCGGTCATCGCCAGCATGACACCGCGCAGTCCCGGAGCCTTGGACAGCGCCGCGAGGTCATCGGCCCAGTAATCCGTTTCGATGCCGTTCACGCGCACCCAGGCGGTCATTCCGGTGGACAGCGCCTCCACAACGCGCTCACGGGCCTCAGCCTTGCCGGCCGCGGGTACCGCGTCCTCCATGTCGAACACCACGGAGTCCGCTTCCGACGCGAGCGCCGGCCCAAAATTCGCTTCATCGGCAGCCGATGCCAGAAGCCAGGAACGGGAAAGTTTTGCAGGCAGCGACGCAGCGCGGCTGTTACGAAAAGGAGCCATACCTAGACCCTACTTTCCGCGCTGGCCGTTCCTTAAATGCGACGCATGCCTTTGTGGCAGCCATCACTGCCTACCGGCGCAGCAGGCGCCCGGCCGGGACAGCGGGATCGACGTCGGTACCCGCCAGCACCGTGCGGCGCACGACGCCGGTGAGCTGCTTCCCGGCATAGGGCGTGATCGGATTCCGGTGCTGCAGCGCCGCCGGATCCACCGTGAAGGTGTCCTCCGCGGCGAACACGGCAAAATCGGCGTCTTTGCCTTCCACGATGCCGCCCTTGCGGTCCAGGCCGGCCAGTGCTGCCGGCGCGGCGGACATCCAGTGCAGCACCCGCTCCAGCGCAATGCCCCGGATGCGGGCCTCGGTCCAGATCAGCGCCAGCCCCAGCTGCAGGGAGGACACCCCGCCCCAGGCCACGCTGAAGTCTCCGTTCTCCAGGTCCTTCAGGTCCAGGGTGCTGGGCGAATGGTCCGAAACGATGCAGTCGATGGTCCCGTCCGCGAGACCGGCCCAGAGCTCTTCGCGGTTGGCGTCCCCGCGGATGGGCGGGCAGCACTTGAACGCCGTGGCGCCGTCGGGAATCTCTTCGGCCCGCAGGGTGAGGTAATGCGGGCAGGTTTCAGCCGTGAGCCGCACGCCGTCGGCCTTTGCCGCCCGGACCAGGGGCAGGGCTTCGGCGGAGGACAGGTGCAGGATATGGGCGCGCGCGCCGGTGCGTGCCGCCGCGTCAATGACACCGGATATGGCGGTGTTCTCCGCCGCCGGCGGACGGGAGGCCAAGAACCCCGCATAACCGCTGCCCGGCGGTGTGTCCCGGATGGCTGCCGGATCCTCGGCGTGCACAATCAGCAGACCGTCAAAGGTCTTCAGCTCGGCGAGCGCCGCCTCCATTTGCGCCGGTTCCAGGTGCGGAAACTCATCGACGCCCGAGTGGACCAGGAAGCATTTGAACCCGAAGGCACCGGCCTCGTGCAGCGGACGCAGATCGGCGAGGTTCCCGGGGACGGCGCCGCCCCAAAAACCCACGTCAACAAAGGCCTGCGGGGCCGCGCAGTTCCGT
This genomic interval from Arthrobacter sunyaminii contains the following:
- the allB gene encoding allantoinase AllB, producing MSAPEPFDLVIRGHAVLTPEGTIPAEVGVRRGVIAAVVPLGAGLDGERLIELAADETLLPGLVDTHVHINEPGRTEWEGFASATRAAAAGGVTTLIDMPLNSIPPTVNVAALNIKRNCAAPQAFVDVGFWGGAVPGNLADLRPLHEAGAFGFKCFLVHSGVDEFPHLEPAQMEAALAELKTFDGLLIVHAEDPAAIRDTPPGSGYAGFLASRPPAAENTAISGVIDAAARTGARAHILHLSSAEALPLVRAAKADGVRLTAETCPHYLTLRAEEIPDGATAFKCCPPIRGDANREELWAGLADGTIDCIVSDHSPSTLDLKDLENGDFSVAWGGVSSLQLGLALIWTEARIRGIALERVLHWMSAAPAALAGLDRKGGIVEGKDADFAVFAAEDTFTVDPAALQHRNPITPYAGKQLTGVVRRTVLAGTDVDPAVPAGRLLRR
- a CDS encoding HpcH/HpaI aldolase/citrate lyase family protein, whose product is MAPFRNSRAASLPAKLSRSWLLASAADEANFGPALASEADSVVFDMEDAVPAAGKAEARERVVEALSTGMTAWVRVNGIETDYWADDLAALSKAPGLRGVMLAMTEKPEQVTHTAMRLQAGTPVLALVESALGIENATAIASAPGTFRLAFGVGDFRRDTGASDDPMALAYARSKLVVASRVGQLPGPIDGPTVGALGDKLLDACKVTQSMGMTGKLCLMPEAADFINHGLSPSESEITWAHELLEAHAAGAVVGDGSYLPRLARAQKISSLADSYGLWNA